The DNA sequence ATAACTATGACAATTTGATGCTAAGTGTTGTCATTTTCCTAAAGCAATCTCCATTTTCTTGGACGTAACTTTGCCATTAACTTTAATTTCCTGGGAGAAACATGAGGTCCTCCAGTAAGACTGACAGAAAAGTGCCCAGTGGGTTGGCTTGAAGCTGTGGCAATGGATGGCTGAGATGCTGGAAGAGTTGTGGTGGTTGGCTGTGATGAGGATGCAGAAGGTGCTGAGGTTTTTGGGCTTGCAATCTTGTTGGGTGGTGGATCATGTTGGGTTGATGATGTGGGCTTGGTGGTCCCCTTGGGCCTGCCTCTAGGCCTTTTTGGCTGTGCTACAATGTTGGACTGGACTGAAGTTGGTGGCTGTGTTGCTGAGACAACTTTTCTCTTGACAGTGAGCTTAGGAGTGGGCTGTGTAGATGCAGTTTTCTTTCCTCCCTTAGCAGCAAGAGGGTTTGACTTGTTGCTTCCCCTGGATTGCTTGCCTTTGCTTAGATTCTTGAAATTTTGGGCCTATGAAACAGTTGCAGTTAATATAGATGAACATAAGGCTTAATGAAAAATCTGAGACAAGCAATGTAAAACATTAATCAACATACCTCATTCTCAATAGGTTTAGGGCATCTATTCTTATTATGT is a window from the Arachis hypogaea cultivar Tifrunner chromosome 1, arahy.Tifrunner.gnm2.J5K5, whole genome shotgun sequence genome containing:
- the LOC112699639 gene encoding uncharacterized protein gives rise to the protein MLQERNIPKVLRSSNTPLNGPDLWEITPHPDVMPPPYRKPSHRPVKKRKSSVGDEEQSSCTHMSRKGEKQRCSICGVVGHNKNRCPKPIENEAQNFKNLSKGKQSRGSNKSNPLAAKGGKKTASTQPTPKLTVKRKVVSATQPPTSVQSNIVAQPKRPRGRPKGTTKPTSSTQHDPPPNKIASPKTSAPSASSSQPTTTTLPASQPSIATASSQPTGHFSVSLTGGPHVSPRKLKLMAKLRPRKWRLL